Proteins co-encoded in one Methylomonas albis genomic window:
- a CDS encoding helix-turn-helix transcriptional regulator — protein sequence MKKNDINYRQKNTENKEESCSDGPEIATEIQIIRIKAVCEKTGVSRSGLYRLVASGDFPKPISLTSYTKGWIESEVNQWLQERAKKRKSIDTTAK from the coding sequence ATGAAAAAAAACGATATTAATTATAGACAAAAAAACACGGAAAACAAAGAAGAATCTTGTTCTGACGGCCCAGAAATAGCCACGGAGATTCAAATAATACGAATAAAGGCTGTGTGCGAAAAAACGGGAGTTTCAAGATCAGGCTTATACAGACTAGTAGCATCAGGGGATTTCCCAAAACCTATATCTTTAACAAGTTATACAAAAGGCTGGATTGAAAGCGAAGTAAATCAGTGGTTACAAGAAAGAGCTAAAAAAAGAAAATCAATAGACACAACAGCTAAGTGA